In a single window of the Acyrthosiphon pisum isolate AL4f chromosome X, pea_aphid_22Mar2018_4r6ur, whole genome shotgun sequence genome:
- the LOC100160348 gene encoding transcription factor AP-1-like, producing the protein MTLDLNPCNNNENSTKKLKLQPTILTSPDLSMLEFNSPQLESFDLSQQTTLGHIISTPTPSLILKSVTMEQKLYVQPFVEALQCTHHNENSNGDIQVDIPMTDSDINSSEYQSEPQNFVLVTSNDFSNFMPLDVEEPQIVPSVTSSPPPMSPTDIEYQEKIKLEEKRKTNRVAASKCRLRKLERIAKLVDNIKVLKNENNVLTTELSSVLEQICQLKQTIVEHMKNRCEFPTAVAYEFYRELHLYLPQTENQFKKSQQIC; encoded by the exons ATGACGTTGGACTTGAACCCTTGCAATAATAACGAGAACTCCACAAAGAAACTGAAACTCCAGCCAACCATTTTGACGTCTCCCGACCTAAGCATGCTCGAGTTCAACTCTCCCCAATTAGAATCGTTCGACTTATCCCAACAAACTACCCTTGGTCATATTATCAGCACACCCACGCCGTCTCTAATTCTAAAGTCCGTGACCATGgaacaaaaattgtatgttcAACCGTTCGTCGAGGCGCTCCAATGCACACACCACAATGAGAACTCTAACGGTGATATTCAAGTAGATATACCAATGACAGACAGTGATATTAATTCTTCGGAATACCAATCGGAACCGCAAAACTTTGTGTTAGTGACTTCAAATGACTTTTCCAATTTTATGCCTCTTGATGTAGAAGAACCTCAGATTGTACCCAGTGTCACGTCTTCGCCACCACCCATGTCACCAACCGACATTGAATACCAAGAAAAAATCAAACTCGAAGAGAAAAGAAAAACGAATCGTGTTGCTGCGTCCAAATGCCGCCTAAGAAAATTAGAGCGTATAGCCAAGCTAGtggataatattaaagtactgaaaaatgaaaataatgtacttaccaCAGAATTGAGCAGTGTCTTGGAGCAGATATgtcaattaaaacaaacaattgttGAACACATGAAAAATAGATGTGAATTTCCAACTGCTGTGGCCT atgaaTTTTATAGGGAACTTCATTTGTATTTGCCTCAGACGGAAAATCAGTTCAAAAAGTCACAACAAATatgttaa